A single region of the Pontimicrobium sp. SW4 genome encodes:
- a CDS encoding DUF2795 domain-containing protein — MYWTLELASYLSDAPWPATKDELIDYSIRTGAPLEVVENLQSIEDEGDSYDSIQEIWPDYPTDEDYLWNEDEY, encoded by the coding sequence ATGTATTGGACATTAGAACTAGCATCTTATTTAAGTGATGCACCTTGGCCAGCAACAAAAGATGAATTAATCGATTACTCTATTAGAACAGGAGCTCCACTAGAAGTAGTTGAGAACTTACAATCTATTGAGGACGAAGGTGACTCCTATGATTCTATTCAGGAAATATGGCCAGATTATCCAACAGACGAAGATTATCTTTGGAATGAGGATGAATATTAA
- a CDS encoding RNA polymerase sigma factor: MNTLTIDIIEQCRRNDRKAQLKLYNQYCDGMYIVAKRFVKDSFEAEDVVQEAFIKAFAKLHQYKAEVTFGAWLKRIVINKSIDLIKSKKQQMLELDEVHLKVVDTGYEDEWLVEDTITLDDVKEAINQLPDKYKYVVMLFLIEGYDHQEIAEILNITEVASRTQLSRGKSKLRELLKLSQNGTRH, from the coding sequence GTGAATACATTAACAATAGATATTATTGAACAGTGTAGGCGCAACGACCGTAAAGCACAATTAAAACTGTACAATCAGTATTGTGATGGAATGTATATAGTAGCTAAAAGATTTGTAAAAGACTCTTTTGAAGCTGAAGATGTAGTACAAGAAGCCTTTATTAAAGCGTTTGCCAAATTACATCAATACAAAGCGGAAGTAACATTTGGTGCATGGTTAAAACGAATCGTTATTAATAAAAGTATTGACCTAATAAAATCTAAAAAACAACAAATGTTGGAATTAGATGAGGTGCACCTAAAAGTGGTCGATACAGGTTATGAAGACGAATGGTTAGTAGAAGATACCATTACTTTAGACGACGTAAAAGAAGCAATAAATCAATTGCCTGATAAGTATAAATATGTTGTGATGTTATTTTTAATTGAAGGTTACGACCACCAAGAAATAGCCGAAATATTAAATATAACCGAAGTAGCATCACGTACTCAATTATCTAGAGGAAAGTCAAAATTAAGAGAACTATTAAAATTATCGCAAAATGGCACAAGACATTAG
- the secA gene encoding preprotein translocase subunit SecA, with protein sequence MSILNSVLKVFVGDKSKQDVKAIMPIVNQIKSFESQLESLSHDELRAKTLEFKSKIADARKNIEDEINKLQEEADVTEDIDRKEDIYQEIDKLKDDSYNITEETLNEILPEAFAVVKETAKRFVNNTEIKVTANAFDREVSGENDYVNLDGEHAIWSNSWDAAGKPITWDMVHYDVQLIGGIAMHQGKIAEMQTGEGKTLVATLPVYLNALAEKGVHLVTVNDYLAKRDSAWMAPIFQFHGMSIDCIDYHQPNSASRKKAYNADITYGTNNEFGFDYLRDNMAHSPDDLVQRPHHYAIVDEVDSVLVDDARTPLIISGPIPQGDRHEFNELKPKVDDIVNVQRKYLTGVLAEAKKLIAAGDTKEGGFQLLRVYRGIPKNKALIKFLSEEGVKQLLQKTENFYMQDNNREMPKVDAELYYVIDEKNNQIELSDKGVEYLSGKDDPDFFVMPEMGTEIAKIEAQGLTSEEEANLKEELFRDFGIKSERIHTLNQLLKAYALFEKDTQYVVMENKVMIVDEQTGRIMDGRRYSDGLHQAIEAKENVKIEAATQTFATVTLQNYFRMYRKLSGMTGTAVTEAGEFWEIYKLDVVEIPTNRPIARDDKEDLVYKTKREKYNAVIDDVTKLSEAGRPVLIGTTSVEISELLGKMLSIRKIPHNVLNAKQHKKEAEIVDQAGKSGQVTIATNMAGRGTDIKLSDEVKAAGGLAIVGTERHDSRRVDRQLRGRAGRQGDPGSSQFYVSLEDNLMRLFGSERIAKMMDRMGLQEGEVIQHSMISKSIERAQKKVEENQFGVRKRLLEYDDVMNAQREVVYKRRFHALFGERLRVDLANMIFDTSEIIAETNKEANDYKNFEFELIRYFSLSSPISEEEFENLSAKEISSTIYKAAFAHYKEKMERNADLAFPVIKNVYQTQRDRFKRIVVPFTDGIKNLQVITDLEKAYETNGKQLITDFEKNISLAIIDDAWKTHLRKMDELKQSVQLAVHEQKDPLLIYKFESFELFKDMIDQVNKDVISFLFKGEIPQETANVIQEAKTRKRENVKTTKEDIQNLDERSAESRAAGNTQRQQQVVETIVRERPKIGRNDRVTIKNVMSGESKILKYKQAEPLIIKGDWVLTED encoded by the coding sequence ATGAGTATTTTAAATTCTGTACTTAAAGTATTTGTCGGAGACAAATCCAAACAAGACGTTAAGGCAATTATGCCTATTGTCAATCAAATAAAATCCTTTGAGTCACAACTAGAAAGCTTATCACACGATGAGCTTAGAGCAAAAACCTTAGAGTTTAAATCTAAAATAGCAGATGCTCGTAAAAACATTGAAGATGAAATAAATAAACTTCAAGAAGAAGCAGATGTTACTGAAGATATAGATAGAAAAGAAGATATCTATCAAGAAATAGATAAGTTAAAAGACGACTCCTATAATATTACTGAAGAAACCTTAAACGAAATTCTTCCTGAGGCCTTTGCAGTGGTAAAAGAAACGGCAAAGCGTTTTGTAAATAATACCGAAATTAAGGTAACTGCAAATGCTTTTGATAGAGAAGTATCTGGTGAAAATGACTATGTAAACCTTGATGGCGAACATGCTATTTGGTCTAACTCTTGGGACGCTGCTGGAAAACCAATTACTTGGGATATGGTGCATTACGATGTACAATTAATTGGTGGTATTGCCATGCATCAAGGTAAAATTGCCGAAATGCAAACTGGTGAGGGTAAAACTTTGGTTGCTACGCTTCCTGTATACTTAAATGCATTAGCCGAAAAGGGAGTTCACCTTGTAACAGTAAATGATTATTTAGCAAAACGTGATAGTGCGTGGATGGCTCCTATTTTTCAATTTCATGGAATGAGTATTGATTGTATTGATTATCATCAACCAAACTCTGCATCTCGTAAAAAAGCTTACAACGCTGATATCACTTATGGTACCAATAACGAATTTGGCTTCGATTATTTACGTGATAATATGGCACATTCGCCTGACGATTTAGTTCAACGACCTCATCATTATGCCATTGTCGATGAGGTAGATTCGGTACTTGTAGATGACGCTAGAACACCTTTGATTATTTCTGGTCCAATTCCGCAAGGAGATAGACATGAATTTAATGAGCTAAAACCAAAAGTTGACGATATTGTTAATGTACAGCGTAAATATTTAACAGGAGTATTAGCTGAAGCTAAAAAATTGATTGCAGCTGGAGATACTAAAGAAGGTGGTTTTCAATTACTTCGTGTATATAGAGGTATTCCAAAAAATAAAGCACTTATCAAGTTTTTAAGTGAAGAAGGTGTAAAGCAATTACTTCAAAAAACTGAGAACTTTTACATGCAAGACAACAACAGGGAAATGCCCAAAGTTGATGCCGAATTGTACTATGTAATTGACGAAAAAAACAATCAAATTGAATTAAGTGATAAAGGTGTAGAATATCTTTCTGGTAAGGATGACCCAGATTTCTTTGTAATGCCAGAAATGGGAACTGAAATTGCTAAAATTGAAGCCCAAGGTCTTACATCTGAAGAAGAAGCTAATTTAAAAGAAGAACTATTTCGTGATTTTGGCATAAAATCTGAACGAATTCATACCCTAAATCAGCTTTTAAAAGCTTATGCTTTATTTGAAAAAGACACTCAATATGTGGTGATGGAAAATAAAGTAATGATTGTTGATGAGCAAACTGGGCGTATAATGGATGGTCGTCGTTATAGTGATGGTTTACACCAAGCGATTGAAGCTAAGGAAAATGTGAAAATTGAAGCTGCCACACAAACATTTGCGACAGTTACGTTACAGAATTATTTCCGTATGTATCGAAAACTATCTGGTATGACAGGTACTGCAGTGACTGAGGCTGGAGAATTTTGGGAAATATATAAATTGGATGTTGTTGAAATTCCTACTAACCGACCGATTGCTCGTGATGATAAAGAGGATTTAGTTTATAAAACGAAGAGAGAAAAATATAATGCAGTTATAGATGATGTTACAAAGCTATCAGAAGCTGGACGTCCTGTTTTAATTGGAACAACATCTGTTGAAATTAGTGAGTTACTTGGCAAAATGCTAAGTATTCGAAAAATACCGCACAATGTATTAAACGCAAAGCAACACAAAAAAGAAGCCGAAATTGTTGACCAAGCTGGTAAATCTGGACAGGTAACTATTGCTACCAATATGGCTGGTCGTGGTACAGATATTAAGCTTAGTGATGAAGTTAAAGCTGCTGGAGGTCTTGCCATTGTTGGTACAGAGCGTCACGATTCGCGTCGTGTAGACAGACAGTTACGTGGTCGTGCTGGACGACAAGGAGACCCAGGAAGCTCACAATTTTATGTGTCGCTAGAAGATAACTTAATGCGTCTTTTTGGTAGTGAGCGAATTGCTAAAATGATGGATAGAATGGGATTACAAGAAGGTGAAGTGATTCAGCATTCTATGATTTCAAAGTCTATTGAACGTGCTCAGAAAAAAGTAGAGGAAAATCAGTTTGGTGTTCGTAAACGATTATTAGAGTATGATGATGTGATGAACGCACAACGTGAAGTAGTTTACAAACGTCGTTTTCATGCACTATTTGGAGAACGTTTGCGAGTGGATTTAGCAAATATGATTTTTGATACATCTGAAATTATTGCAGAAACTAATAAAGAAGCTAACGATTATAAGAATTTTGAGTTTGAATTAATTCGTTACTTCTCTTTGAGTTCACCAATTTCTGAAGAAGAGTTTGAAAACCTTTCTGCTAAAGAAATCTCCTCTACTATTTATAAAGCTGCATTTGCGCATTATAAAGAAAAAATGGAACGCAATGCAGATTTAGCGTTTCCTGTGATTAAAAATGTGTACCAAACACAACGTGATAGATTTAAACGAATTGTAGTTCCTTTTACAGATGGCATTAAAAATTTACAAGTAATTACTGATCTTGAAAAAGCCTATGAAACAAATGGAAAACAATTAATTACCGATTTTGAAAAAAATATATCGTTAGCTATTATTGATGATGCTTGGAAAACACATCTTCGTAAAATGGACGAATTAAAGCAATCTGTACAATTAGCTGTTCATGAACAAAAAGATCCATTGTTAATTTACAAATTTGAGTCATTTGAGTTGTTCAAAGACATGATTGACCAAGTAAATAAAGATGTAATTTCATTCTTGTTTAAAGGTGAAATTCCGCAAGAAACTGCTAATGTTATTCAAGAAGCTAAAACACGTAAACGAGAAAATGTAAAAACTACTAAGGAAGATATACAAAATCTAGATGAACGTTCTGCCGAATCTAGAGCTGCTGGAAACACACAACGTCAACAGCAAGTTGTTGAAACCATTGTAAGAGAGCGACCAAAAATAGGACGTAATGATCGTGTAACGATTAAGAACGTGATGAGCGGTGAAAGTAAAATCCTTAAGTATAAACAAGCAGAGCCTTTAATTATAAAAGGTGATTGGGTGTTGACTGAAGATTAA
- a CDS encoding DUF2911 domain-containing protein, which yields MNKFLKGLIFVLLLVAVGIFLYAYINGDILKKPLSPKDTVEFKLNDLELEVFYNRPSKRDRNIFGGLVSYNKVWRTGANEATTFETNEPLKIGNDYLTAGKYTLWTIPSEETWQVIFNSKQYPWGVNDAMQAMRDPEFDAIKIEVPVQKIPNTVEQFTIAFDNSTDNLSLTMAWDNVKIAVPLNQ from the coding sequence ATGAATAAGTTTTTAAAGGGTCTCATTTTTGTTTTGCTTTTGGTTGCTGTAGGCATATTTTTGTATGCTTACATTAATGGTGATATTTTAAAGAAACCTTTAAGCCCAAAAGATACTGTTGAGTTTAAACTTAACGATTTAGAACTTGAAGTATTTTATAATAGACCCTCTAAAAGGGATCGTAATATTTTTGGTGGATTAGTATCATACAATAAAGTTTGGCGTACAGGTGCCAATGAAGCCACAACCTTTGAAACCAATGAACCTTTAAAAATTGGAAATGATTATTTAACTGCTGGAAAATATACCCTTTGGACGATTCCTAGTGAAGAAACCTGGCAAGTTATTTTTAATTCTAAACAATACCCTTGGGGAGTTAATGATGCAATGCAAGCAATGAGAGACCCTGAATTTGATGCTATAAAAATTGAGGTTCCTGTACAGAAAATTCCAAATACTGTAGAACAATTCACAATTGCTTTTGATAATTCTACAGATAACCTATCTTTAACTATGGCTTGGGACAATGTAAAAATTGCTGTTCCGTTAAATCAATAG
- a CDS encoding NAD-dependent epimerase/dehydratase family protein, translated as MKILVTGAVGFIGSHTAERLSELGHDVVGVDNFSDYYDLELKQMNANSIKEKGVEIINIDLRDENISDALPLDIDYIFHFAAQPGISITSTFEDYFTNNIIATKNIIDYVQKCKNFKMFVNIGTSSIYGLEATFTEDVAPKPASHYGVTKLAAEQLVLQKSRENIFKACSLRLYSVIGPRERPEKMYTKLIACGINNRAFTLYEGSDKHLRSFTYVGDIVDGIVSVIGNEAIVNGGIINLGTEVEHTTQEGIEAVEKVLGKSIQIEIVEKRAGDQSRTKANIDKARKLLNYNPQTTLLESVRHQVNWYKANF; from the coding sequence ATGAAAATTCTTGTTACTGGTGCTGTTGGTTTTATTGGTTCTCATACTGCAGAAAGGTTAAGCGAATTAGGGCACGACGTAGTTGGTGTGGATAATTTTAGCGATTATTATGATCTTGAATTGAAACAAATGAATGCAAATTCGATCAAGGAAAAAGGCGTTGAAATAATCAATATAGATTTGAGAGACGAAAATATTTCTGATGCTTTACCTTTAGATATAGACTATATTTTTCATTTTGCTGCGCAACCAGGAATTTCAATAACATCTACTTTTGAAGATTACTTTACCAATAATATAATTGCCACCAAGAATATTATAGATTATGTGCAAAAGTGTAAAAACTTTAAAATGTTTGTAAATATTGGCACTTCTTCAATTTATGGTTTGGAAGCCACTTTTACCGAAGATGTTGCGCCAAAACCAGCATCTCATTATGGTGTTACAAAATTAGCTGCTGAGCAATTGGTACTTCAAAAAAGTAGAGAAAACATATTTAAAGCATGTTCATTAAGGTTGTACTCTGTTATTGGACCAAGAGAACGACCTGAAAAAATGTATACCAAGTTGATTGCTTGTGGAATTAATAATCGAGCATTTACTTTATATGAAGGTAGCGACAAACATTTACGAAGTTTTACGTATGTAGGTGATATTGTGGATGGTATTGTTAGTGTAATAGGAAACGAAGCCATAGTAAATGGTGGGATTATTAATTTAGGAACCGAGGTAGAACACACCACACAAGAAGGTATTGAAGCTGTAGAAAAAGTTCTTGGAAAATCCATTCAAATTGAAATTGTTGAGAAAAGGGCAGGAGACCAATCTCGCACAAAAGCTAATATTGATAAGGCTAGAAAGCTGCTAAACTATAATCCGCAAACGACATTATTGGAAAGTGTGAGGCATCAAGTTAATTGGTATAAAGCTAATTTTTAG
- a CDS encoding class I SAM-dependent methyltransferase: protein MWYQVKAYLKFLLRSTNQHGVHSPFVYDLATKCFYDKTSYEDYSKLINYKKKLLNNQEQIEITDLGAGSRVKKSTKRTVSSIAKNSGTTLKRAKLLYRLVKYFNSKSILELGASLGIGTQAMSLGNPKATIRTIEGCFNISKFSKKQFEGKNLTNIKFVNNDFATAIDYLDETTFDFVFFDGNHQKKATLDYFQMLLPKVHNDTVFIFDDIYWSKGMTEAWEIIKQHPKVTVTIDTFFWGFVFFRKEQKKEHFTIRV, encoded by the coding sequence ATGTGGTATCAAGTAAAAGCATATTTAAAATTTCTTTTACGTTCCACCAACCAACATGGTGTCCACTCGCCTTTTGTGTACGATTTAGCTACGAAATGCTTTTACGATAAAACTAGTTATGAGGACTACTCCAAACTAATTAACTATAAAAAGAAACTCCTCAATAATCAAGAACAAATTGAAATTACCGATTTAGGAGCAGGCTCAAGAGTAAAAAAAAGCACTAAAAGAACCGTTTCCAGTATTGCTAAAAACTCTGGAACTACATTAAAAAGAGCCAAACTACTCTATAGACTTGTAAAGTATTTTAATTCAAAATCTATTTTAGAATTAGGAGCATCTTTAGGTATTGGTACACAGGCAATGAGTTTAGGAAATCCAAAAGCTACAATTAGAACTATTGAAGGCTGTTTCAACATTTCAAAATTCTCAAAAAAACAATTTGAAGGTAAAAACTTAACAAACATTAAATTCGTTAACAATGATTTTGCTACTGCCATTGATTATTTAGACGAAACAACATTCGACTTTGTGTTCTTTGATGGCAATCACCAAAAAAAAGCCACTTTAGATTATTTTCAAATGTTACTTCCAAAAGTACATAACGATACTGTATTTATTTTTGATGATATTTATTGGTCTAAAGGCATGACTGAAGCTTGGGAAATTATAAAACAACATCCAAAAGTAACAGTAACTATTGATACCTTTTTCTGGGGATTTGTATTTTTTAGAAAAGAACAAAAAAAGGAACATTTTACAATTAGAGTTTGA
- a CDS encoding glycosyltransferase family 39 protein, producing the protein MLKNAKQQSAYIFYSIIVIIALRFILTGLIPLLDKTESRYSEIARLMYETQDWVVLQIDYGVPFWAKPPLSTWLSAASYQVFGVNEIAARLPYFLVCLLLVFILGKFVKQAGKSFYLPAFILLTTPEFLLHAGVVSTDAVLCLSITLIMISFWKSIENEKRSFWNYLFFISIALGLLSKGPIVLVLTAPPLFIWLFIQKVSIKKVWNKIPWLTGILITIAIALPWYLFAENRSPGFLDYFIVGEHFKRFVVSGWEGDLYGSGHRQPLGMIWVFLLVFSFPWIQFVLIKLWKERKTILKNKWVSFLVLWLLWTPFFFTASKNILHTYTLPVTIPIALLMVYYWHEFKNKKLLFILGSIFPFLVIVATCVVAFGDDKLLEDLNTDKYIVEKLIENDPNTPIYYWEKKSYSSRFYSSGDIKVIKETSIDSIYNSHDKFIMLIRHKKIKTVPNKFQEKMVRIDSIKRTSVFMFEK; encoded by the coding sequence ATGCTCAAAAACGCTAAACAACAATCTGCTTATATTTTTTATTCAATAATTGTCATTATTGCTTTACGATTTATTTTAACTGGACTTATTCCATTGTTAGATAAAACCGAATCAAGATACTCTGAAATAGCTCGCCTAATGTACGAGACTCAAGATTGGGTAGTATTACAAATAGATTATGGTGTGCCATTCTGGGCGAAACCTCCTTTGTCAACTTGGTTATCGGCTGCTAGCTATCAAGTATTTGGAGTGAATGAAATTGCTGCTAGATTACCCTATTTTTTAGTTTGTTTATTATTGGTTTTTATACTAGGTAAATTTGTAAAGCAAGCTGGTAAGAGTTTTTATTTACCAGCGTTTATTTTGCTAACCACTCCAGAGTTTTTATTACACGCAGGTGTTGTGTCTACTGATGCTGTTTTATGTCTTTCTATTACCTTAATTATGATTTCGTTTTGGAAATCTATTGAAAATGAAAAGCGAAGCTTTTGGAATTACTTATTCTTTATTTCTATAGCTCTAGGATTACTATCAAAAGGACCTATAGTTTTAGTATTAACGGCACCACCTTTATTTATTTGGTTATTCATTCAAAAAGTATCTATAAAAAAAGTTTGGAATAAAATACCTTGGTTAACTGGTATATTAATCACAATCGCTATTGCTTTGCCTTGGTACTTATTTGCTGAAAATAGGTCACCTGGGTTTTTAGATTACTTCATTGTTGGTGAACATTTTAAGCGCTTTGTAGTATCAGGCTGGGAAGGAGATTTATATGGCAGTGGTCACAGGCAACCTTTAGGAATGATTTGGGTGTTTTTACTGGTTTTTTCTTTTCCTTGGATACAATTTGTGCTTATTAAACTATGGAAAGAGCGTAAAACTATTCTTAAAAATAAATGGGTATCATTCTTGGTTTTATGGTTATTATGGACTCCTTTTTTCTTTACAGCCTCAAAAAACATACTACATACTTACACCTTACCTGTTACCATACCAATTGCCTTATTAATGGTATATTATTGGCATGAGTTTAAAAACAAAAAGTTGCTATTTATTCTAGGTTCAATTTTTCCATTTTTAGTGATAGTAGCGACTTGTGTTGTGGCGTTTGGTGATGACAAATTGTTAGAAGATTTAAACACCGACAAATATATTGTTGAGAAATTAATAGAAAATGACCCGAACACACCTATTTATTATTGGGAAAAAAAATCTTATTCAAGTAGATTTTATTCAAGTGGTGATATAAAAGTAATAAAAGAGACATCCATTGATTCTATATACAATTCGCATGATAAATTCATCATGCTAATAAGACATAAAAAAATTAAAACCGTTCCTAATAAATTTCAAGAAAAAATGGTGAGAATAGATTCTATTAAAAGGACTTCGGTATTTATGTTTGAAAAATAA
- a CDS encoding cob(I)yrinic acid a,c-diamide adenosyltransferase: protein MKIYTKTGDKGKTVLFGGTKVPKHHIRIESYGTVDELNSHLGLVRDQDIDKHSKKILATIQNKLFTVGAILATDPEKAVLKSGKERLSIPKISNEDIELLEQEIDNMNEALPPMTHFILPGGHQTVSFCHIARCVCRRAERLAAALNDLEPFQPETLMYLNRLSDYLFVLARKLSKDLQADEVQWIPEKRS from the coding sequence ATGAAAATATACACAAAAACAGGCGACAAAGGTAAAACTGTATTATTTGGAGGCACAAAAGTACCCAAACACCATATACGTATAGAAAGTTATGGTACCGTTGATGAGTTAAATTCGCACCTAGGTTTAGTGAGAGACCAAGATATTGATAAGCATTCAAAAAAGATTCTAGCTACCATACAAAATAAACTATTTACAGTTGGTGCTATTTTAGCAACAGACCCTGAAAAAGCAGTACTCAAAAGCGGTAAAGAGCGTTTAAGCATTCCAAAAATATCGAATGAAGATATTGAACTTTTAGAGCAAGAAATAGATAATATGAACGAAGCTTTACCACCAATGACGCATTTTATTCTTCCTGGTGGCCACCAAACCGTGTCATTCTGTCACATAGCACGTTGTGTGTGCCGTAGAGCAGAACGTTTAGCTGCTGCTTTAAACGATTTAGAACCTTTTCAACCTGAAACTTTAATGTACTTAAACCGTCTATCTGACTATCTTTTTGTGTTGGCACGGAAATTGTCCAAAGACTTACAAGCTGATGAAGTACAATGGATTCCTGAAAAGCGTTCCTAA
- the meaB gene encoding methylmalonyl Co-A mutase-associated GTPase MeaB, protein MQKKRKYNSALEEKKGIPEPEITDDTAISKVVSKRKTQPSAKELIQDILKGNITALSRAITLVESKNPEHLKKANSIIKGCLPYANNSVRLGITGVPGVGKSTFIEALGKHLITLNKKIAVLAVDPSSSITKGSILGDKTRMIDLVKETNVYIRPSASGESLGGVARKTRETIILCEAAGFDTIIIETVGVGQSETTVHSMVDFFLLLKLSGAGDELQGIKRGIIEMADAIVINKADGDNLKRAKLAKVEFTRALHLYPEKESSWSPPVSMCSALNNEGVENVWTMIMKYINITIKNNYFPKKRQEQNKFWLLQTIEEQLKFDFYNNKTIKIELQKQLKLIEESKTTPFTAAEELLKLI, encoded by the coding sequence TTGCAAAAAAAACGAAAATACAACTCAGCATTAGAGGAAAAAAAAGGCATTCCTGAACCAGAAATTACTGATGATACTGCAATCTCTAAGGTAGTTTCTAAACGCAAAACACAGCCAAGCGCCAAAGAATTAATACAGGATATTTTAAAAGGAAATATTACGGCATTAAGCAGAGCCATTACTTTGGTTGAGAGTAAAAACCCTGAACATTTAAAGAAAGCAAATTCCATTATTAAAGGATGTTTACCTTACGCTAATAACTCTGTGAGATTAGGAATTACTGGTGTTCCAGGAGTTGGCAAAAGCACGTTTATAGAAGCTTTAGGAAAACACCTAATTACATTAAATAAAAAAATAGCAGTATTAGCTGTTGACCCAAGTAGCTCCATAACCAAAGGAAGTATCTTAGGTGATAAAACACGTATGATAGATCTTGTAAAAGAGACTAACGTATATATAAGACCTTCTGCTTCTGGTGAATCACTTGGTGGTGTTGCAAGAAAAACTAGAGAAACTATTATTCTTTGTGAAGCTGCTGGTTTTGACACTATCATTATAGAAACTGTTGGTGTTGGTCAAAGCGAAACAACTGTACATAGTATGGTAGATTTCTTTTTACTTCTAAAGCTCTCTGGAGCTGGTGATGAATTGCAAGGAATTAAACGTGGTATTATTGAAATGGCTGATGCCATAGTTATAAATAAAGCTGATGGAGATAACCTAAAGCGTGCAAAACTTGCTAAGGTTGAATTTACAAGAGCTTTGCATTTATATCCTGAAAAAGAATCGTCTTGGTCGCCTCCAGTATCAATGTGCAGCGCTTTAAATAATGAAGGGGTTGAAAATGTGTGGACTATGATAATGAAATACATCAATATCACAATTAAAAATAATTACTTCCCAAAAAAAAGACAAGAACAAAATAAATTCTGGCTACTTCAAACCATTGAAGAACAATTAAAATTTGATTTTTATAATAATAAAACCATAAAAATTGAATTACAGAAACAGCTTAAACTAATTGAGGAAAGTAAAACAACACCTTTTACTGCTGCCGAAGAATTACTAAAATTAATCTAA
- a CDS encoding glycosyltransferase — protein MSNLADTSFEICIVIPCYNEEKGLDRKAYFNFINNHSNVLLCFVNDGSTDNTANILAGFQETYPENIAVINCTQNVGKAEAIRTAIAECNNNYSFTYIAYLDADLATSLEECLSLTSYFNESIHFVFGSRIMKVGSTIKRSQSRFLIGRIIATAISNILDLKVYDTQCGCKLFTKELSKVAFKNPFISKWLFDVEIFNRLMVHYGVDQATNHILEIPLKRWIDQGDSKVKLTYFFKLWVDLYKINKVCKASRK, from the coding sequence ATGAGCAATTTAGCTGATACTTCCTTTGAAATTTGTATTGTAATTCCGTGTTATAATGAAGAAAAAGGGCTTGACAGAAAAGCCTATTTCAATTTTATAAATAATCACTCTAATGTTTTACTATGTTTTGTAAATGATGGCTCAACAGATAACACAGCTAATATTCTAGCTGGTTTTCAAGAAACTTATCCAGAAAACATAGCAGTAATAAATTGTACCCAAAATGTTGGGAAAGCTGAAGCCATTAGGACTGCAATAGCAGAATGTAATAACAATTATAGTTTCACTTATATTGCATACTTAGATGCAGATTTAGCGACCTCACTGGAAGAATGTTTGTCCCTTACTTCTTATTTTAACGAATCTATACATTTTGTATTTGGTTCAAGAATTATGAAAGTTGGTTCAACTATTAAACGTAGTCAATCACGCTTTTTAATTGGTAGAATTATTGCTACTGCCATCTCCAATATTTTAGACTTAAAAGTGTACGACACGCAATGTGGTTGTAAACTGTTTACCAAAGAGCTTTCTAAAGTCGCTTTTAAGAACCCTTTTATTTCAAAATGGTTATTTGATGTTGAAATCTTTAATAGATTAATGGTGCATTATGGAGTTGACCAAGCTACCAACCACATATTGGAAATACCGCTAAAAAGGTGGATAGATCAAGGAGATTCTAAAGTTAAACTGACCTATTTTTTTAAACTTTGGGTAGATTTATATAAGATTAACAAAGTATGTAAAGCTTCAAGAAAATAA